The Streptomyces sp. NBC_00569 genomic sequence CGGCACCGGCTTCGGTGCCCGGTCTGCATTGCGGCGGTCGCTCCGCGGTGTGCTGCTCCTGGAGCCGGCCCGAGCCGGAAACTCCCCTCATTCATGTGAGGGCGGATTCAAGAAATGCGACAGCGCGTGTTTCGCGGCTTCGGCGGGCATCGCCGCCTCGCCCTGAACCGAACGATGACGGGCGCGGCACTCAGTCAGGTCGGATAGGCTAGGTAGACTGACCTACCTAGTTTGGATTGTGATGAGTAAGACCGATACCGATACGGGCGTGACGGGGCGTGTGCGGCGGCCGGCCCGGGAACGGCTCCTGGAGGCGGCGGCCCGGCGCTTCTACGCCGATGGTGTGGCGGCGACCGGCATCGACACGATCACCGCCGAGGCCGGCGTGGCGAAGATGAGCCTGTACAACAACTTCTCCTCCAAAGCCGACCTGGTCCGGGCCTACCTGGACGCCCGGCACGAGGAGTGGCTCGACCTGTACCGGGCACGCCTGGAGCAGGCCGACGGCCCGCGTGAGGGAGTGCTGGCGGTCTTCGACGCCTACGGCGATCACGCAGCTTTCGCGTACGAGCACGGCTTCCGCGGGTGCGGGCTACTGAACGCCGCCGCCGAACTGCCTGCCGGCGACGAGGGCCGGGCCGTGGTCCGCGCCCACAAGG encodes the following:
- a CDS encoding TetR/AcrR family transcriptional regulator — translated: MSKTDTDTGVTGRVRRPARERLLEAAARRFYADGVAATGIDTITAEAGVAKMSLYNNFSSKADLVRAYLDARHEEWLDLYRARLEQADGPREGVLAVFDAYGDHAAFAYEHGFRGCGLLNAAAELPAGDEGRAVVRAHKEQVERLIADHLEQLLPGRPDEARATAEHLSFLLEGAMARAGLEGDGERVQHARSMAAALLDRL